Proteins from a single region of Thalassophryne amazonica chromosome 22, fThaAma1.1, whole genome shotgun sequence:
- the LOC117504461 gene encoding LOW QUALITY PROTEIN: signal peptide, CUB and EGF-like domain-containing protein 1 (The sequence of the model RefSeq protein was modified relative to this genomic sequence to represent the inferred CDS: inserted 5 bases in 3 codons; deleted 1 base in 1 codon) gives MDLELLEVLLLQPPAAIVPFVPDIDECQENNGGCDHFCRNTVGSFECSCQKGHKLLTDERTCQDIDECSFERTCDHTCINYPGSFECLCNKGYILYGLTHCGDIDECSINNGSCEYGCINTQGSYECVCPPGQKLHWNKKDCIEALKCLPNGKPAPRAQLTCIKSGGAEVCSLSCPXNALFLADSENSYTLSCGVPVQPGKAPQKRNATAALLTCTDTLAPPIKQKARFKIKDAKCHLRPRXQEKHRDSSKQSLQGGQFPCTDDCQVTFVNLKCDSSKKRRRGRKSPSKEVSHITAEFEMEMKEEEASDSCNMDCVRERMKQKLQSAMRTLRKSINKQQFYIHFSGTEYEVAQKPSRALDGVESCSTGQVLRDGKCVSCGVGTXYSGEHEQCVQCPPGTFQDTAGQLSCEPCPSMEGQGIAGAKNVSQCGGQCPAGHFSADGFRPCQACPLGSYQPEPGRVLCFSCGGSLMTKYEGSVSFKDCEAKVHCAPGHYYNSSTHRCIRCPAGTYQSEFGQNYCITCPGNTTTDFDGATNVSHCKNQLCGGELGEYTGYIESPNYPGDYPSNVDCVWTITPPHKRRILIVVPEIFLPIEDECGDVLVMRKSALPTSITTYETCQTYERPIAFTSRSRKLWIQFKSNEGNSGRGFQVPYVTYDEDYQQLIEDIVRDGRLYASENHQEILKDKKLIKALFDVLAHPQNYFRYTAQESKEMFPRSFIKLLRSKVTRFLRPYK, from the exons ATGGACTTGGAGCTCTTGGAGGTCTTGCTCTTGCAGCCACCAGCAGCTATAGTTCCATTCGTTCCAG ACATCGACGAATGTCAAGAGAACAACGGAGGCTGCGATCACTTCTGCCGGAACACAGTCGGCTCTTTCGAATGCAGCTGCCAGAAAGGTCACAAGCTGCTCACTGATGAACGGACCTGCCAAG ACATTGACGAGTGCTCCTTTGAGAGAACATGCGATCACACCTGCATTAACTACCCTGGAAGCTTCGAGTGCTTGTGCAACAAAGGCTACATCCTGTATGGTCTCACTCACTGTGGCG ATATTGATGAGTGCAGCATCAACAATGGGAGCTGTGAGTATGGCTGCATAAACACACAAGGCAGCTACGAGTGTGTGTGTCCGCCTGGACAGAAACTCCACTGGAACAAGAAGGACTGTATCG AGGCGTTGAAGTGTCTGCCCAATGGGAAGCCAGCACCGCGAGCCCAGCTGACCTGCATCAAGAGCGGAGGGGCAGAGGTCTGCTCGCTCTCCTGCC CCAACGCCCTCTTCCTCGCTG ATTCGGAGAACAGCTACACACTGAGTTGTGGA GTACCTGTCCAGCCTGGTAAAGCTCCTCAGAAGCGGAACGCCACTGCTGCCTTACTCACCTGCACTG ACACGCTGGCTCCACCCATCAAACAGAAGGCTCGGTTTAAAATTAAAGATGCCAAGTGTCATCTGAGGCCTCG ACAAGAGAAGCACAGAGATTCATCAAAGCAGAGCCTACAAG GAGGACAGTTCCCCTGTACCGACGACTGCCAGGTAACCTTTGTCAACCTCAAGTGCGACTCATCCAAGAAACGCAGGCGAGGACGCAAGTCTCCTTCGAAAGAAGTTTCTCACATCACAGCTGAGTTTGAGATGGAAATGAAGGAGGAGGAAGCCTCGG aCTCCTGTAATATGGACTGCGTGCGGGAGAGGATGAAGCAGAAGCTACAGAGCGCCATGCGCACGCTCAGGAAGTCCATCAACAAACAGCAATTCTACATCCATTTCTCCGGGACGGAGTACGAAGTGGCCCAGAAACCGTCCAGAGCGCTGGACGGAGTGGAATCCTGCAGCACGGGGCAAGTCCTGCGAGACGGAAAGTGTG TGAGTTGTGGTGTAGGGAC TTACAGTGGCGAACATGAGCAGTGTGTCCAGTGTCCGCCCGGCACGTTCCAGGACACAGCGGGTCAGCTTTCCTGTGAGCCGTGCCCCAGTATGGAAGGCCAGGGCATCGCCGGGGCCAAGAACGTGTCTCAGTGTGGAG gtcagtgtcctgcaggtcatttctctgctgatGGGTTTCGTCCATGTCAGGCGTGCCCACTGGGTTCGTATCAACCGGAACCGGGACGAGTCCTGTGCTTTTCCTGTGGAGGAAGCCTCATGACCAAGTATGAAGGATCCGTCTCCTTTAAGGACTGCGAGgccaaag TGCACTGTGCTCCTGGTCATTACTACAACTCCAGTACCCACCGCTGTATCCGCTGCCCAGCAGGAACCTACCAGTCTGAGTTTGGACAGAACTATTGCATCACCTGCCCTGGGAACACCACCACTGACTTTGATGGTGCCACCAACGTCTCCCATTGCAAAA ATCAGCTGTGTGGAGGTGAGCTGGGAGAATACACAGGCTACATTGAGTCTCCGAACTATCCTGGAGACTATCCGTCCAATGTGGACTGTGTGTGGACCATCACACCACCACACAAGAGGCGAATCCTCATCGTGGTACCGGAGATCTTCCTCCCCATCGAGGATGAGTGTGGAGATGTGCTCGTCATGAGGAAGAGTG CCCTGCCCACCTCCATTACCACCTATGAGACTTGTCAGACATATGAGCGTCCGATCGCGTTCACCTCTCGCTCACGTAAGCTCTGGATCCAGTTTAAGTCCAACGAGGGCAACAGTGGCAGAGGCTTCCAAGTTCCATATGTCACCTATGATG AGGACTACCAGCAGCTGATAGAGGACATCGTGCGAGATGGCAGGCTCTATGCCTCAGAAAACCACCAGGAGATCCTGAAG GACAAGAAGCTGATAAAGGCCTTGTttgatgtcttggcccacccccagAACTACTTCAGGTACACAGCGCAGGAGTCCAAAGAGATGTTCCCGCGTTCCTTCATCAAGCTACTGCGCTCCAAAGTCACCAGGTTCCTTCGGCCGTACAAATAG
- the LOC117504311 gene encoding LOW QUALITY PROTEIN: E3 ubiquitin-protein ligase TRIM41-like (The sequence of the model RefSeq protein was modified relative to this genomic sequence to represent the inferred CDS: inserted 1 base in 1 codon; deleted 1 base in 1 codon) → MATASSLLPQDKFVCSICLEVFTDPVSTPCGHNFCFTCIFKYWDNSELCQCPVCRHQFPTRPELKVNTVMSELASEYKESLQLKTSTPDQRLPETADVLCDICTETKISALKSCLMCLSSFCEVHLEPHLRVAGLRSHTLIEPVLSFDDKLCTKHNKITELYCRTDQLCICMLCQTSEHQSHDVVPLEEEYEAVMAKKDDALASIQEMIQTRSEKITEIETSVSVSXEADKEKEAAVQVFTDLIRSVQRNQAEVIEVIEERHKATKQKGEDFIRELRQEITELQRRRAELEKRFQSADQHSFIQNFSTLSSPLNSNVASIVVDSSLSVQAVREALCELQRSVDEKVEEISEITLKKMRKHAVDVTFDPDTAHPRVIISQDGKWVTGVSKKQYLPNNPKRFEIDREVLAKEGFTTGKFYYEVKVTEESGWVVGVTRESVDRKKKTYFNDGFWCIGLFDTYRAYDKTRTKLTLKKIQNVGIFVDYQEGKVSFWDVDSKSHIYTFSGQNFTEKIYPYFYNGTENKTLSITPVHP, encoded by the exons ATGGCCACTGCCAGCAGTCTGCTGCCACAGGACAAGTTTGTGTGTTCCATCTGTCTGGAGGTGTTTACTGACCCCGTCTCCACACCGTGTGGACACAACTTCTGCTTTACGTGTATTTTCAAGTACTGGGACAACAGCGAGCTTTGCCAGTGTCCAGTGTGCCGACACCAGTTTCCCACAAGACCTGAATTAAAAGTTAATACCGTGATGTCTGAGTTAGCCAGCGAATACAAGGAGTCACTCCAGCTGAAAACCTCAACTCCAGACCAACGTCTTCCTGAAACAGCAGATGTACTATGTGACATCTGCACTGAGACGAAGATCAGTGCCCTTAAATCCTGTCTGATGTGTCTCAGTTCGTTCTGTGAGGTTCATCTTGAGCCTCATCTCAGAGTTGCAGGACTCAGGAGCCACACGTTGATCGAGCCAGTGCTGAGTTTTGATGATAAACTGTGCACAAAACACAACAAGATCACAGAATTATACTGCCGGACTGACCAGCTCTGTATTTGTATGTTGTGCCAAACATCTGAACACCAGAGTCACGACGTTGTACCGCTTGAGGAAGAATATGAAGCAGTGATGGCGAAGAAAGACGACGCACTGGCAAGTATCCAAGAGATGATACAGACGCGGTCTGAGAAGATAACAGAGATTGAAACATCGGTTTCTGTCA CAGAAGCCGACAAAGAGAAAGAAGCCGCTGTGCAAGTCTTCACCGACCTGATCCGGTCCGTTCAGAGAAACCAGGCCGAGGTGATTGAGGTGATCGAGGAGAGACACAAGGCGACAAAGCAGAAGGGGGAGGACTTCATCAGAGAACTCAGGCAGGAAATCACTGAGCTCCAACGAAGACGTGCCGAGCTGGAGAAACGGTTTCAGTCTGCAGACCAACACAGTTTCATCCAGAACTTCTCCACCTTGTCGTCTCCTCTGAACAGTAACGTGGCGAGCATTGTTGTTGACAGCAGTCTGTCTGTTCAGGCGGTGAGAGAAGCTCTGTGTGAGTTACAGCGGTCAGTTGATGAAAAAGTGGAAGAGATTTCTGAgatcacactg aaaaaaatgagaAAACATGCAGTggatgtgacctttgaccccgaCACGGCTCATCCACGTGTCATCATAAGCCAGGATGGAAAATGGGTCACCGGGGTATCTAAAAAACAGTATCTACCCAACAATCCAAAGAGATTTGAAATTGACCGTGAAGTGTTGGCAAAGGAGGGGTTCACAACAGGGAAGTTTTACTATGAGGTGAAAGTAACTGAGGAGTCTGGTTGGGTTGTTGGAGTGACCAGAGAGTCTGTAGACAGAAAGAAGAAAACATACTTTAATGATGGATTTTGGTGCATTGGTTTGTTTGATACATACAGGGCTTATGATAAAACAAGAACTAAACTAACATTAAAGAAGATTCAAAACGTGGGCATCTTTGTGGACTATCAGGAGGGAAAAGTTAGTTTCTGGGATGTTGATTCCAAATCTCACATTTACACTTTCAGCGGCCAAAACTTCACTGAGAAGATTTATCCATATTTCTACAACGGGACAGAAAATAAAACCTTGTCCATAACTCCTGTACACCCCTGA